The following proteins are co-located in the Terriglobia bacterium genome:
- a CDS encoding DUF1592 domain-containing protein has translation MRYVCAVLAFAVAILASGSAGSGGSGSLRAAALQEKTAVTPSPQQALINQYCVTCHNQRAKTANVMFDTMDVNDVSKNPQIWERAVRKLRGGMMPPPGARRPDPGAAQGFATYLENELDKAAAAHPNPGRVGVHRMNRDEYANAVEDLLGVRVDASALLPKDDIADGFDNIADVLKVSPSFLDQYISAARFVTNEAIGNPAPKTTSAVFRASRSTDQSAHIDGLPLGTRGGMLIDYLFPADGEYKFNINGLASAGYVRGLEWEHTVVITIDGHRVWEKNVGGEADIKEIDQKQAAAVAAINGRFQNILIPVKSGPHKVGITFIERSYAEPDETLRSFIPGKLEDRIARISNVEVLGPYNSDGVTETPSHKHVFICHPAGAASESEQTACAKQILSALAKRAYRRPVTERDLVAPMAFYKTGKDEGGSFDSGVKSALTAVLSSPKFLYRAETFPGNVAAGSNYRISDLDLAARMSFFIWSRLPDDELINAAAKGQLTDPKNPQALNQEVRRMLADPKSKSLVTNFAFEWLKVRSIDDIDPDAIQFPNWDDSLREAFKREMELFVGSIIQEDRSVVDLLTANYTYLNERLALHYGIPNVRGDRFRRVTLDDPNRFGLFGKGSILMATSYPNRTAPVLRGAFVLENIMGTPPSPPPPDVEGFKENKEGEKAKTVREIMEKHRANPVCNNCHGVMDPLGFSLENFDAIGAWRSKDVFADTTIDASGKLVDGTPVNGPVDLRNALLKHPEQFVQTLTEKMMTFALGRSVEYYDMPTIRKIVRDSAKDNYRFSSIVLGIVNSPAFQMRRAEKVTSN, from the coding sequence ATGCGCTATGTGTGCGCGGTTTTGGCTTTCGCGGTCGCCATCCTGGCCTCGGGGTCGGCGGGCTCCGGTGGTTCCGGTAGTCTTCGAGCCGCGGCGCTGCAGGAAAAGACAGCGGTGACGCCATCTCCTCAGCAGGCACTCATCAATCAGTATTGCGTGACCTGTCACAACCAGCGCGCCAAGACCGCCAACGTCATGTTCGACACGATGGATGTGAACGACGTGTCGAAAAATCCCCAGATCTGGGAACGCGCCGTCCGCAAGCTGCGCGGCGGGATGATGCCGCCACCGGGAGCGCGGCGTCCGGATCCGGGCGCCGCGCAGGGATTCGCAACCTATCTCGAAAATGAACTCGATAAGGCGGCAGCTGCTCATCCGAATCCGGGACGCGTCGGCGTACACCGGATGAACCGCGATGAGTACGCGAATGCCGTCGAAGATCTGCTCGGCGTGCGGGTCGATGCCAGCGCCTTGCTCCCGAAGGATGACATCGCGGACGGCTTTGACAACATCGCCGACGTTCTCAAAGTTTCGCCGTCATTTCTCGATCAATACATTTCGGCCGCCCGCTTCGTGACCAATGAAGCCATCGGCAATCCCGCACCGAAGACGACCAGCGCCGTGTTTCGCGCTTCCCGCAGCACGGACCAGAGCGCTCATATCGACGGACTGCCGCTCGGCACCCGCGGCGGAATGCTGATCGACTATCTCTTCCCTGCCGACGGCGAATACAAGTTCAACATCAACGGCCTTGCCAGTGCCGGGTATGTCCGCGGCCTGGAGTGGGAACACACCGTCGTCATCACCATCGACGGCCACCGCGTCTGGGAAAAGAACGTCGGCGGCGAGGCCGACATCAAAGAGATCGATCAAAAACAGGCCGCCGCCGTGGCGGCGATTAACGGCCGGTTTCAGAACATTCTGATTCCCGTGAAGTCCGGACCACACAAGGTCGGGATAACCTTCATCGAACGTTCCTACGCCGAGCCGGACGAAACGCTCCGCTCATTTATCCCGGGAAAACTCGAAGATCGCATCGCGCGGATCTCGAATGTGGAAGTCCTTGGTCCGTACAACTCCGACGGAGTCACGGAGACGCCGAGCCACAAGCACGTTTTCATTTGCCATCCGGCCGGCGCCGCTTCCGAATCCGAGCAGACGGCCTGCGCAAAACAGATCCTCTCGGCGCTGGCGAAGCGCGCCTACCGCCGTCCCGTCACGGAGCGGGATCTGGTCGCGCCGATGGCATTCTACAAAACCGGTAAAGACGAAGGCGGCAGCTTCGACTCCGGCGTCAAGAGCGCCTTGACCGCGGTTCTGTCCAGCCCGAAGTTCCTGTACCGCGCCGAGACTTTCCCGGGAAACGTCGCAGCCGGATCGAACTATCGCATCAGTGATCTGGATCTGGCGGCGCGGATGTCGTTCTTCATCTGGAGCCGGTTGCCCGACGACGAACTGATCAATGCCGCGGCCAAGGGACAGCTGACCGATCCGAAAAATCCGCAGGCTCTGAATCAGGAAGTGCGGCGAATGCTGGCCGACCCGAAGTCGAAATCGCTGGTCACGAACTTTGCTTTCGAATGGCTGAAAGTCCGCAGCATCGACGATATCGATCCGGATGCCATCCAGTTTCCCAACTGGGACGACAGTCTGCGCGAAGCCTTCAAGCGCGAAATGGAACTGTTCGTCGGCAGCATCATTCAGGAAGACCGCAGCGTGGTGGATCTCCTCACGGCGAATTACACCTACCTTAATGAACGGCTGGCCCTGCACTACGGAATTCCGAACGTCCGTGGCGACCGCTTCCGCAGAGTCACGCTCGACGATCCGAACCGCTTCGGACTGTTCGGCAAAGGCAGCATTCTGATGGCGACGTCTTATCCGAACCGGACGGCTCCGGTTCTGCGCGGCGCTTTCGTTCTGGAAAACATCATGGGAACGCCGCCCTCGCCGCCACCGCCGGACGTCGAAGGCTTCAAGGAAAACAAGGAAGGCGAAAAGGCGAAAACCGTGCGCGAGATCATGGAGAAGCATCGCGCGAACCCGGTGTGCAATAACTGCCACGGCGTCATGGATCCGCTCGGCTTCTCGCTCGAGAATTTCGATGCGATCGGAGCCTGGCGATCGAAAGACGTTTTCGCGGACACGACTATCGACGCTTCCGGCAAACTGGTCGACGGAACGCCGGTCAATGGACCGGTGGATCTCCGCAATGCATTGCTGAAACATCCCGAACAGTTCGTTCAGACACTCACCGAGAAGATGATGACGTTTGCCCTGGGACGCAGCGTGGAGTACTACGACATGCCGACCATACGCAAAATCGTCCGGGACTCGGCGAAAGATAATTACAGGTTTTCTTCGATCGTGCTGGGCATCGTCAACAGCCCGGCGTTCCAGATGAGACGAGCGGAAAAGGTTACGAGTAATTAG
- a CDS encoding DUF1552 domain-containing protein — translation MFITKKHLSRRTFLRGAGVAVGLPLLDAMIPAGTMLAQTAAKATPHMGFIYFPHGAIMDNWMPAKEGADFDLKPILKPLEPFKKQLTVISGLANKQAYGPVHALSPGTWLSCVRPRESQDPYGGVTVDQIAAKHIGQDTPMPSIELAVEGGGLAGACDRNFGCSYAGTISFRTPSTPMPMEYNPRKTFERLFGQGDTPQERKALGKQYASILDLISEEAADLQSHLDPQDRVAVSDYLESVREVERRVQKMDEHDLTRLDLPNVPPGTPPLDDRLNLMFDMVALAYQANLTRIFSFMMAAEGSNMTYNHIGVPDAFHPVSHHQNNPKRMESCTKIQTYNAGVVAKFLGKLQKMQDGDGTMLDHSIILFGSNMSNSNAHNHDPLPTALVSGWKTIKGGQHLKYPEHTTLANLHLTLLERAGIVENAFGDSTGKLSEV, via the coding sequence ATGTTCATCACTAAGAAACATTTGTCACGCCGCACGTTCCTTCGCGGCGCAGGCGTCGCTGTTGGATTGCCGTTACTGGACGCAATGATCCCGGCGGGCACAATGCTCGCTCAGACCGCGGCCAAAGCAACGCCGCACATGGGATTCATCTATTTCCCTCACGGCGCGATCATGGATAACTGGATGCCGGCGAAGGAGGGCGCCGACTTCGACCTGAAGCCCATCCTGAAACCGCTCGAACCTTTCAAGAAGCAATTGACCGTCATCAGCGGCCTGGCCAACAAGCAGGCGTACGGTCCCGTTCACGCTCTGTCGCCGGGAACATGGTTGAGTTGCGTCCGGCCGCGTGAAAGCCAGGATCCGTACGGCGGCGTGACCGTCGATCAGATTGCGGCAAAACACATCGGCCAGGACACGCCAATGCCGTCGATCGAACTTGCCGTGGAAGGCGGCGGACTGGCCGGCGCGTGCGACCGGAACTTCGGCTGCAGTTATGCGGGAACGATCTCATTCCGCACGCCATCGACGCCGATGCCGATGGAATACAACCCGAGAAAGACATTCGAACGCCTGTTCGGGCAGGGCGACACCCCGCAGGAGCGCAAAGCTCTGGGCAAGCAATATGCCAGCATCCTCGACCTCATCAGCGAGGAAGCCGCCGATCTTCAATCGCACCTGGATCCCCAGGACCGCGTGGCGGTCAGCGACTATCTGGAAAGCGTGCGCGAAGTGGAGCGGCGCGTCCAGAAAATGGACGAGCACGATCTGACCAGGCTCGACCTGCCGAACGTTCCTCCCGGAACGCCCCCGCTCGACGACCGGCTCAACCTCATGTTCGACATGGTGGCTTTGGCCTATCAGGCGAACCTGACGCGCATCTTCTCGTTCATGATGGCCGCCGAGGGCAGCAACATGACGTACAACCACATCGGCGTGCCCGATGCGTTCCATCCCGTATCGCATCACCAGAACAATCCGAAACGCATGGAAAGCTGTACGAAGATCCAGACCTATAACGCCGGGGTCGTTGCAAAATTCCTGGGGAAACTTCAAAAGATGCAGGACGGCGACGGCACCATGCTCGACCATTCGATCATCCTGTTCGGCAGCAACATGAGCAACAGCAACGCTCACAATCACGATCCGTTACCGACAGCGCTCGTCAGCGGATGGAAGACGATCAAGGGTGGGCAGCATCTGAAATATCCGGAACACACGACGCTTGCGAACCTGCACCTGACGTTGCTCGAACGCGCCGGAATTGTGGAAAACGCTTTCGGAGACAGCACCGGAAAGTTATCGGAGGTCTAA
- a CDS encoding carboxypeptidase regulatory-like domain-containing protein → MLLLFILSAVTVLAPAKVDIQGEIVASHFVDAPATLQLFSGKNLVQTVTSDEHGHFRFTKIEAGSYTMHVECDGYYAQDIPVQVANSTSHVSVMLKPAPDNPSLTAAFDPFRDLDIPAKARKEFDLGVRPQKDGKCGMRIEHLRKALSLFPRYGEAFTEIARCYVQMNDMAGAEAAFKSAIRYTTGIYPTINLANLLINENRLDDAQALITPLFKKNPTEGEPYASMARINYARGQLRETEAAVIAAHERGHQSPDIHLILAKIYEDRGMRGALATQLLNYLDEAPHGAAADQVRKKLQDLQDR, encoded by the coding sequence GTGCTTCTTTTATTTATTCTCTCCGCCGTTACAGTTCTTGCCCCGGCAAAAGTGGATATTCAGGGCGAGATCGTGGCCTCTCACTTCGTCGATGCCCCGGCGACGCTGCAATTGTTCAGCGGCAAGAATCTTGTTCAGACGGTCACTTCCGATGAGCACGGGCACTTCAGGTTCACGAAGATCGAAGCCGGTTCTTATACGATGCACGTCGAATGCGACGGTTACTACGCGCAGGACATTCCTGTTCAGGTGGCGAATTCAACGTCACACGTAAGCGTCATGCTGAAGCCCGCGCCCGACAACCCGTCGCTGACGGCCGCCTTCGACCCGTTTCGCGATCTCGACATTCCCGCGAAGGCCAGGAAGGAATTCGACCTCGGAGTGCGTCCTCAGAAGGACGGGAAATGCGGCATGAGAATCGAGCATCTCCGGAAAGCCCTGTCGCTGTTTCCGAGATATGGTGAAGCATTCACCGAGATCGCCCGCTGCTATGTGCAGATGAATGATATGGCGGGCGCGGAAGCGGCGTTCAAGAGTGCGATCCGCTACACGACCGGCATCTATCCGACGATTAACCTGGCGAACTTATTGATCAATGAAAACCGCCTGGATGATGCGCAGGCGCTGATTACTCCCCTGTTCAAGAAGAACCCCACGGAGGGCGAGCCATACGCCTCCATGGCCCGAATCAATTACGCCAGAGGCCAGCTACGCGAAACAGAGGCCGCCGTGATCGCGGCGCACGAGCGCGGACATCAGTCGCCGGATATTCACCTGATTCTCGCGAAGATTTATGAAGACCGTGGAATGCGAGGCGCGCTTGCCACTCAGCTGCTCAATTACCTCGACGAAGCCCCACACGGCGCAGCG
- a CDS encoding ankyrin repeat domain-containing protein — translation MPTIILAMLLAAAGLVDAVKSGDRTTALSLLQQKVNVNAPEADGTTALHWAVQKDDADLVDRLIKAGANVNAKNDYGSTPMSEAAINGDVAIMDKLLKAGASAESSNADGQTALMIVARTNNVEAARLLLNHGANVNAAEKFHEQTPLMWAAAEGQASMTKELIAHGADVNARSHVNDWDRQVTAEARAIARPAGGLTALLYAARQGCTGCAKALAEGGADLNLADPEGVSPLLLSILNMNFDVAAYLIQKGANVDKWDWWGQSPVYAAVDVNTIPHGGRPDRPSADETTSLQVLQMLLDKGANANLQLKLLPPYRNLGADRGVDGMLTIGTTPLLRAAKGLDAPAIKLLLEHGANPNLPNTRNFIPIVAAAGIGSSDADTRGWFKTDDVQQRAIASLDLLLKAGGDINAKDTQGKTLLLGAAFWGWSDVVKYLAAHGADLSAKDNRGHDAVDTALGKAGGNSRGGQRVDVHQDTADLLKQLIAAKQ, via the coding sequence ATGCCCACGATCATTCTTGCCATGCTGCTTGCAGCCGCCGGGCTGGTCGATGCCGTGAAATCCGGCGACCGGACGACCGCCCTTTCACTGCTCCAGCAGAAAGTGAATGTCAACGCGCCCGAGGCGGACGGAACCACGGCCCTGCACTGGGCCGTTCAGAAAGACGACGCGGACCTCGTGGACCGGCTGATCAAAGCCGGCGCCAACGTCAACGCGAAAAACGACTACGGCTCGACGCCGATGTCGGAAGCCGCCATCAATGGCGACGTCGCGATCATGGACAAACTGCTGAAGGCCGGCGCCAGCGCCGAATCGTCAAATGCCGACGGCCAGACAGCGTTGATGATCGTCGCGCGCACGAATAACGTCGAAGCAGCGCGGCTTCTGTTGAATCACGGCGCGAATGTCAACGCGGCAGAAAAGTTCCATGAACAAACGCCTCTGATGTGGGCGGCCGCCGAAGGCCAGGCCTCGATGACCAAAGAACTCATCGCGCACGGCGCCGATGTCAATGCGCGCTCTCACGTCAATGACTGGGATCGCCAGGTCACTGCAGAAGCCCGCGCAATCGCTCGGCCGGCCGGCGGATTGACGGCGCTCCTGTACGCCGCGCGCCAGGGATGCACCGGATGCGCCAAAGCGCTGGCGGAAGGCGGCGCGGATTTGAATCTTGCCGATCCGGAAGGCGTGTCTCCCCTGCTCCTCTCCATCCTTAACATGAACTTCGATGTCGCGGCCTATCTGATCCAGAAAGGCGCCAACGTCGACAAATGGGATTGGTGGGGACAAAGTCCGGTCTACGCGGCTGTCGACGTGAATACGATTCCTCACGGCGGACGCCCGGACCGTCCTTCAGCCGACGAGACCACCAGCCTCCAGGTTCTGCAGATGCTGCTCGATAAAGGCGCGAACGCGAACCTTCAACTCAAGCTCTTGCCGCCTTATCGCAACCTTGGCGCCGATCGCGGAGTCGATGGAATGCTCACCATCGGCACAACGCCTCTGCTGCGGGCCGCCAAAGGCCTGGATGCGCCCGCGATCAAATTGTTGCTCGAACACGGCGCCAATCCGAACCTGCCCAATACGCGGAATTTCATTCCGATCGTGGCCGCTGCCGGAATCGGATCGAGCGATGCCGATACGCGCGGCTGGTTCAAAACCGACGACGTTCAGCAGCGGGCCATCGCTTCTCTGGACCTTCTGCTGAAAGCCGGAGGCGACATCAACGCCAAGGATACACAGGGCAAAACCCTGCTGCTGGGCGCCGCATTCTGGGGTTGGAGTGACGTCGTGAAATATCTCGCCGCTCATGGCGCCGACTTGAGTGCGAAAGATAATCGCGGGCACGATGCCGTCGACACAGCGCTCGGCAAAGCCGGCGGCAACAGCCGCGGCGGCCAACGCGTCGATGTGCATCAGGACACCGCGGACCTGCTCAAACAACTGATCGCGGCCAAACAATGA